Proteins from one Mycolicibacter virginiensis genomic window:
- a CDS encoding formate/nitrite transporter family protein encodes MTYVKPPELINVMIDAGQSKIFMSTRDTLIRAFMAGATLALGAAFAVTMTVQTGHAIIGAMLFPAGFCILYLLGYDLLTGVFVLAPLAWLDKRPGVTIGGVLRNWGLVFLGNFAGAFTVAVLMAIVFTYGFSSPPNEIGQAIGHIGEARTLGYAAHGFPGMLTLFVRGMLCNWMVSTGVVGAMLATDVTGKVIAMWLPVSLFFAMGFEHSVVNMYLFPSGLMLGGHFTILDYIEWNEIPTVLGNLVGGLAFTGLAMYATHSRTAPKRNTATVQKEVIAGV; translated from the coding sequence ATGACCTACGTCAAGCCGCCCGAGCTGATCAATGTGATGATCGACGCCGGCCAGTCCAAGATTTTCATGTCCACCCGCGACACCCTGATCCGCGCATTCATGGCCGGCGCGACACTGGCACTGGGCGCGGCGTTCGCGGTGACCATGACGGTGCAGACCGGTCACGCGATCATCGGGGCAATGCTGTTTCCGGCCGGTTTTTGCATCCTCTACCTGCTCGGATACGACCTGCTGACCGGCGTGTTCGTGTTGGCGCCGCTGGCCTGGCTCGACAAGCGTCCCGGTGTCACGATCGGCGGGGTGCTGCGGAACTGGGGACTGGTCTTCCTCGGCAACTTCGCCGGCGCTTTCACCGTCGCGGTGCTGATGGCGATCGTGTTCACCTACGGCTTCTCCAGCCCGCCCAACGAAATCGGTCAGGCGATCGGGCACATCGGCGAGGCGCGCACGCTCGGTTATGCCGCACACGGCTTTCCGGGCATGCTGACGTTGTTCGTGCGCGGCATGTTGTGCAACTGGATGGTCTCCACCGGCGTCGTCGGGGCCATGCTGGCCACCGACGTCACCGGAAAGGTGATCGCCATGTGGCTGCCCGTATCACTGTTCTTCGCAATGGGATTCGAGCACTCTGTCGTCAACATGTACCTGTTCCCCTCCGGCCTGATGCTCGGCGGGCACTTCACCATCCTGGACTACATCGAGTGGAACGAGATTCCCACGGTGCTGGGCAATCTGGTGGGCGGATTGGCGTTCACCGGGTTGGCGATGTACGCGACGCATTCGCGGACCGCACCCAAACGCAACACTGCGACGGTGCAGAAGGAAGTGATCGCGGGGGTCTGA
- a CDS encoding nucleoside deaminase, whose protein sequence is MSGPLTDEDLIRAALVAAGQAGPRDVPVGAVVVGPDGTVLAQAANAREALSDPTAHAELLAIRAAAAVLGDGWRLTGATLAVTLEPCTMCAGALVAARVERLVFGAFEPKTGAVGSLWDVVRDRRLNHRPEVRGGVLAAECAAPLEAFFARQRLG, encoded by the coding sequence GTGAGCGGTCCGCTCACCGACGAGGACCTGATCCGCGCGGCCCTGGTGGCCGCCGGCCAGGCCGGGCCCCGCGACGTGCCGGTGGGTGCGGTGGTGGTAGGTCCCGACGGCACCGTGCTGGCCCAGGCCGCCAATGCGCGCGAAGCCCTGTCAGACCCGACCGCGCACGCCGAACTGCTGGCCATCCGCGCTGCTGCCGCCGTCCTCGGTGACGGTTGGCGGCTGACCGGCGCGACCTTGGCCGTCACCCTGGAGCCGTGCACCATGTGCGCGGGCGCGCTGGTGGCCGCGCGGGTGGAACGCCTGGTGTTCGGGGCCTTCGAACCCAAGACCGGGGCGGTCGGTTCGCTGTGGGACGTGGTGCGGGATCGCCGGCTCAACCACCGCCCCGAAGTACGTGGTGGAGTGCTCGCCGCAGAGTGCGCTGCACCACTGGAAGCGTTCTTCGCCCGGCAGCGATTGGGTTGA
- a CDS encoding tRNA adenosine deaminase-associated protein, with amino-acid sequence MGAQSSSAPGRPAETLDGFGVAVVREDGKWRCTSMRAAALTSLSTAETELRELRSAGAVFGLINVDHEFFVIIRPGPAGTRLLLSDATAALDYDLADEVLEEIDADIDADDLEDADPFEEGDLGVLSDIGLPAAVLGVILDESDLAVDEQLHRIANEMGFDEQLTAALPRRNR; translated from the coding sequence ATGGGAGCACAGAGCTCGTCTGCACCGGGCCGGCCGGCAGAGACGCTGGACGGTTTCGGAGTGGCTGTTGTGCGCGAAGACGGCAAGTGGCGTTGTACGTCGATGCGTGCCGCGGCCCTTACCAGCCTGTCCACAGCAGAGACCGAGCTACGTGAACTGCGCAGCGCCGGAGCTGTTTTCGGTCTGATCAATGTCGACCACGAGTTCTTCGTGATTATCCGGCCGGGCCCGGCCGGCACCCGCCTGCTGCTCTCGGATGCCACGGCAGCCCTGGATTACGACCTCGCCGACGAGGTACTTGAGGAGATCGACGCCGACATCGACGCCGACGACCTGGAAGATGCCGACCCCTTCGAAGAGGGCGACCTGGGGGTGCTGTCCGACATCGGCCTGCCCGCCGCGGTGCTCGGCGTCATCCTCGACGAGTCCGACCTGGCCGTCGACGAGCAGCTGCACCGAATCGCCAACGAGATGGGCTTCGACGAGCAGCTCACCGCGGCCCTGCCGCGACGCAATCGGTGA
- a CDS encoding prephenate dehydrogenase: MCVLGLGLIGGSVLRAAAAAGRMAFGYNRSADGVNAAVADGFDATTELETALKRAAATGALIVIAVPVPALPMLLGPIGRLAPECPLTDVTSVKSPVLDEITAAGLQARFVGGHPMAGTAHSGWPAGHADLFQGAPWVISVDDHVDPAVFAEVLDLILDCGSLAVPARSEEHDAAAAAISHLPHLMAEALAVTAADVPLAFALAAGSFRDGTRVAGTAPDLVRAMCEANWQRLLPALDRAIALLADARDSLSASDSVAELVNHGHAARTRYDNFPRSEIVTVVVGAKDWRRELAAAGRAGGVIRSALPTRDSR, from the coding sequence GTGTGTGTTTTGGGGCTCGGCCTGATCGGCGGTTCGGTGCTGCGTGCAGCCGCGGCGGCAGGCCGGATGGCGTTCGGCTACAACAGGTCGGCCGACGGGGTGAACGCCGCCGTCGCCGACGGATTCGACGCCACCACCGAGCTGGAGACGGCCCTGAAGCGGGCCGCGGCGACCGGTGCGCTGATCGTGATCGCCGTCCCGGTCCCGGCGCTGCCGATGCTGCTCGGCCCCATCGGCCGCCTGGCACCCGAATGCCCGTTGACCGACGTCACCAGCGTCAAGAGCCCGGTGCTCGACGAGATCACCGCCGCGGGACTGCAAGCTCGCTTCGTCGGCGGCCATCCGATGGCTGGCACCGCCCACTCCGGTTGGCCGGCCGGGCACGCCGATCTGTTCCAGGGCGCACCATGGGTGATCAGCGTCGACGACCACGTGGACCCGGCGGTGTTCGCTGAGGTGCTGGACCTGATTCTGGACTGCGGGTCGCTGGCGGTACCGGCGCGCTCGGAGGAACACGATGCGGCCGCGGCCGCCATCTCTCACCTGCCGCACCTGATGGCTGAGGCGCTGGCGGTGACGGCGGCCGACGTACCGCTGGCGTTCGCGCTGGCCGCCGGCTCCTTCCGCGACGGCACCCGGGTGGCCGGCACGGCTCCAGACCTGGTCCGGGCCATGTGTGAGGCCAACTGGCAGCGGTTGCTGCCGGCGCTGGATCGCGCGATCGCACTGTTGGCCGATGCGCGTGATTCGCTGTCGGCCTCGGATTCGGTAGCCGAACTGGTCAATCATGGGCACGCCGCCCGAACGCGCTACGACAACTTCCCCCGCAGCGAGATCGTCACGGTCGTCGTCGGTGCCAAGGACTGGCGCCGCGAATTGGCCGCCGCCGGCCGGGCCGGCGGGGTGATCAGATCCGCGTTGCCAACCCGGGATAGTCGATGA
- a CDS encoding putative glycolipid-binding domain-containing protein, protein MSAAPSGQWPAILTWRAPDAPRMESVRVQLSGNRIRANGRIVAGATADHPAFGVYYDLHTDESGATKRLGLTVTLAERERQLVIARDEENMWLVTDARGQSRAGYDGALDIDMLFSPFFNTLPIRRARLHERAAAITLPTLYLNLPDMSVVAATASYSSAGTQPGIKVITPGTDARGTTITVDADGFVIDYPGLATRI, encoded by the coding sequence GTGAGTGCAGCCCCGTCCGGCCAGTGGCCGGCGATTCTGACCTGGCGCGCGCCCGACGCCCCCCGGATGGAATCGGTACGTGTGCAGCTGTCCGGAAACCGGATTCGGGCCAACGGCCGCATCGTGGCCGGGGCCACCGCCGACCATCCGGCGTTCGGCGTCTACTACGACCTGCACACCGATGAGTCCGGCGCCACCAAACGGCTGGGGCTGACGGTCACCCTCGCCGAACGGGAACGCCAGCTGGTGATCGCCCGCGACGAAGAGAACATGTGGCTGGTCACTGACGCCCGGGGCCAGTCCCGCGCCGGCTATGACGGTGCCCTGGACATCGACATGCTGTTCAGCCCGTTCTTCAACACCTTGCCGATCCGGCGGGCCCGGCTGCACGAGCGGGCGGCAGCGATCACCCTGCCCACGCTGTACCTGAACCTGCCCGACATGTCGGTGGTGGCGGCGACCGCCAGCTACAGCAGCGCCGGGACCCAGCCTGGCATCAAGGTGATCACCCCGGGCACCGATGCCCGCGGCACCACCATCACCGTCGACGCCGACGGCTTCGTCATCGACTATCCCGGGTTGGCAACGCGGATCTGA
- a CDS encoding LapA family protein, producing the protein MSSDPSVPVDPPAGEASTPPPAATMPFTRAGALWSALIAGFLVLIVLLVFVTQNTDPVDLAFLTWTWSLPKGVAILLAAICGGLVTALVGTARIFQLRRAAKKTLAARR; encoded by the coding sequence ATGAGCAGCGACCCGAGCGTGCCCGTCGACCCGCCTGCGGGCGAAGCCAGCACCCCGCCGCCTGCGGCGACGATGCCGTTCACCCGTGCCGGCGCGCTGTGGAGCGCGCTGATCGCTGGTTTTCTGGTCCTGATCGTGTTGCTGGTGTTCGTCACCCAGAACACGGATCCGGTCGACCTGGCGTTTTTGACCTGGACCTGGAGCCTGCCCAAGGGCGTGGCGATCCTGCTGGCGGCGATCTGCGGCGGGCTGGTGACCGCCCTGGTGGGGACCGCGCGGATCTTCCAGCTGCGTCGCGCCGCCAAGAAGACCCTCGCGGCCCGGCGGTAG
- a CDS encoding histidine phosphatase family protein, protein MQLLLIRHALPLRSEYGQGSDPELSETGFAQAQRLPDALARFPITRLVSSPQRRAIQTAEPLAAQLDRSVDIDERFAEYDRDLAGYLPVEQLRTERPQDWARMAQGHLPADVDEAAFCARVADAVADVVAGSGPDDTVAVFSHGGVINVILHQVLGTQRLLSFPIDYVSITRLLYSRSGQAAVASTNGTEHVWDLLPRNQARLPGGDESGEAAG, encoded by the coding sequence GTGCAGTTGCTGCTGATTCGCCATGCCCTCCCGCTGCGCAGCGAGTACGGCCAGGGCTCAGACCCCGAGTTGTCCGAGACCGGCTTCGCCCAGGCGCAACGCCTGCCGGACGCGCTGGCGCGGTTCCCGATCACCCGGCTGGTCAGCAGCCCGCAGCGTCGTGCGATCCAGACCGCCGAGCCGCTGGCCGCGCAGCTCGACCGCAGCGTCGACATCGATGAGCGGTTCGCCGAGTACGACCGCGATCTGGCCGGCTATCTGCCCGTCGAACAGTTGCGCACCGAACGGCCCCAGGATTGGGCCCGGATGGCGCAGGGGCACCTGCCCGCCGACGTCGACGAGGCTGCGTTCTGCGCCCGAGTCGCTGACGCGGTCGCCGACGTGGTGGCCGGCTCCGGGCCCGACGACACGGTCGCGGTGTTCAGCCACGGTGGCGTGATCAACGTGATCCTGCACCAGGTTCTGGGCACCCAGCGGCTGCTGTCGTTTCCCATCGACTATGTGTCGATCACCCGGCTGCTGTACTCGCGGTCGGGCCAGGCTGCGGTGGCATCGACGAACGGCACCGAGCACGTCTGGGACCTGCTGCCGCGCAATCAGGCCCGCTTGCCCGGCGGTGACGAAAGCGGCGAAGCCGCGGGCTGA
- a CDS encoding IS110 family transposase yields MEATTMVVVGVDVHKRTHTCVAVDEVGRKVGEKVVTATTSGHAEAVMWTRERFGAEVVWAIEDCRHLSARLERDLLGFDQKVVRVPPKLMAQTRASARTRGKSDPIDALAVARAFLREPDLPVASHDEVSRELKLLVDRREVLVAQRTAMINRLVWRVHELDPERAPKARSLNLPKHRTILGSWLATMDGLVAELARDELTDITRLTEAINELAKRISARVRAVCPALLALPGCGELTAAKLVGETAGVARFKSEAAFARHAGTAPIPVWSGNTAGRVRMTRSGNRQLNAALHRIAITQIRLDGLGQAYYRKRLDAGDSNREALRCLKRRLCRVVFGRLHTDHYNRTQPCQQAAA; encoded by the coding sequence ATGGAGGCAACCACCATGGTTGTTGTTGGAGTCGATGTACACAAGCGGACCCACACCTGCGTCGCGGTCGACGAAGTGGGACGCAAGGTGGGTGAGAAGGTGGTCACAGCCACCACCTCCGGCCATGCCGAGGCAGTGATGTGGACCCGGGAACGTTTCGGGGCTGAGGTGGTGTGGGCGATCGAGGACTGTCGGCATCTATCGGCGCGGCTGGAGCGCGACCTGCTGGGCTTTGACCAGAAAGTGGTGCGGGTGCCACCGAAATTGATGGCCCAAACTCGTGCCTCGGCACGTACTCGAGGCAAATCCGACCCGATTGACGCACTGGCGGTCGCCCGGGCATTTCTGCGCGAGCCGGATCTGCCGGTCGCCTCCCATGACGAAGTCTCGCGGGAGCTGAAGCTGCTGGTGGATCGCCGCGAAGTCCTTGTCGCGCAACGGACTGCAATGATCAACCGATTGGTGTGGCGGGTACACGAACTCGACCCCGAACGCGCACCTAAGGCTCGTTCGCTGAATCTGCCCAAGCACCGCACCATCCTCGGCTCTTGGCTGGCCACCATGGACGGCCTGGTCGCCGAGCTGGCCCGTGACGAGCTCACCGACATCACCCGGCTCACCGAGGCGATCAACGAGTTGGCCAAGCGGATCAGCGCACGCGTGCGTGCCGTCTGCCCGGCGTTGTTGGCGCTGCCGGGCTGCGGGGAGCTGACTGCGGCCAAGCTCGTCGGTGAAACCGCCGGGGTCGCCCGGTTCAAAAGTGAGGCAGCCTTCGCCCGCCACGCCGGAACCGCGCCCATCCCGGTGTGGTCGGGAAACACCGCCGGCCGCGTCCGCATGACCCGATCGGGCAACCGCCAACTCAACGCCGCCCTGCACCGCATCGCCATCACTCAAATCCGCCTCGACGGACTCGGGCAGGCCTACTATCGCAAACGCCTCGACGCCGGGGACTCCAACCGCGAAGCCCTGCGCTGCCTCAAACGCCGCCTGTGCCGCGTCGTCTTCGGGCGCCTCCACACCGACCACTACAACCGAACTCAGCCCTGCCAACAAGCAGCGGCTTGA